In Elaeis guineensis isolate ETL-2024a chromosome 1, EG11, whole genome shotgun sequence, a genomic segment contains:
- the LOC105038992 gene encoding uncharacterized protein, with translation MLSLRTIRRLCAAVDALAVTVIAANISKSRTKTDLAIAACPSSHIPENFPTIAACKAAVSKSYSSPKPDTDPIASSEINSISEPALLKIKTERDPEKLFQLFKANAHNCLVVENRFAFEDTVSRLAGARRFDLIEHLLEHQKTLPQGRREGFIVRILMLYGKAGMPDHALRTFHQMHLFECPRTVKSFNATLKVLSEAHRFDDVRMFFDEIPAKYGIERDVISYNTIIKVMCDMGSLNSAYLVMVEMEKAGLKPDVVTYTTLISAFYKCGQGEIGDGLWNLMGIKGCSPNLATFNVRIQYLINRRRAWQANSLIRRMYVSGIKPDELTYNLIIKGFCMMGELEMAKRIFYAMHGRGCKPNSKIYQTMVHYLCKEGDFDLAFRLCKDSMERNWFPSVDTIDKLLKGLMAISKDRNAREIMKLVKARTSPYSADQMKSFLDILSYGRRKKQH, from the coding sequence ATGCTCTCTTTGCGCACTATTCGCAGACTCTGTGCTGCTGTTGATGCTCTTGCTGTCACCGTTATAGCCGCCAATATTTCAAAATCACGAACCAAAACCGACCTCGCCATTGCTGCTTGCCCATCATCACATATTCCTGAAAATTTCCCAACAATTGCCGCTTGCAAAGCTGCAGTTTCGAAAAGCTACTCAAGCCCGAAACCTGATACCGATCCCATAGCCTCTTCGGAGATTAATTCAATTAGTGAGCCTGCCCTTTTGAAGATTAAGACAGAGAGAGACCCGGAGAAGCTCTTCCAACTCTTCAAAGCCAATGCCCACAACTGCCTTGTAGTGGAGAATCGCTTTGCCTTCGAGGATACAGTCTCCCGCCTTGCAGGTGCTCGTCGCTTTGACCTCATTGAACACCTCCTCGAGCACCAGAAAACCCTTCCCCAAGGCCGGCGTGAGGGGTTTATTGTTCGGATCCTCATGCTCTATGGGAAAGCTGGGATGCCGGATCATGCCCTCCGGACCTTCCATCAGATGCACCTGTTTGAGTGCCCTCGGACCGTCAAATCATTCAATGCCACACTCAAGGTCTTGTCTGAAGCTCACAGGTTTGATGATGTCAGGATGTTTTTTGATGAGATTCCTGCTAAATATGGAATCGAGCGGGATGTGATTTCATATAATACTATTATCAAGGTTATGTGTGATATGGGTAGTCTGAATTCTGCTTACTTGGTCAtggtggagatggagaaggcaggACTTAAACCAGACGTGGTGACATATACCACACTTATATCAGCATTTTATAAGTGTGGTCAGGGTGAGATTGGTGATGGGTTATGGAATCTAATGGGGATTAAGGGCTGTTCACCTAATTTAGCCACTTTTAATGTTAGGATTCAGTATCTGATTAACAGAAGAAGGGCTTGGCAAGCCAATAGCTTGATACGTAGGATGTATGTTTCTGGTATAAAACCAGATGAATTaacttataatctgattattaaaggtTTCTGTATGATGGGTGAGCTCGAAATGGCAAAGAGGATTTTTTATGCTATGCATGGAAGGGGATGCAAACCAAACAGCAAGATCTATCAGACCATGGTTCATTACCTCTGCAAAGAAGGAGACTTTGATTTGGCATTCAGGTTGTGCAAGGATAGCATGGAAAGAAATTGGTTTCCAAGCGTTGACACCATTGATAAACTGCTAAAAGGTCTTATGGCCATTTCAAAGGACCGAAATGCTAGGGAAATTATGAAGCTGGTTAAGGCAAGAACATCTCCTTATTCAGCTGATCAAATGAAGTCCTTTCTGGACATATTGTCTTATGGCAGGAGGAAGAAACAGCATTGA